Proteins encoded in a region of the Methanobrevibacter millerae genome:
- a CDS encoding flavodoxin family protein, giving the protein MKIFGICGSPRVNTTDYVIRNALDKLKSHGLETVLFSCAGKTIKPCMHCDYCLKNKKCIIEDDMLDVYENLQNADGIILATPVQSGGISSNLSTIMDRTRALEAIDYNLLRGKIGMSIAVGGDRTGGQDFAHLKNITYFMIHGIIPVSGGPFGSNLGASFWSNDSLEDVKKDEYGMESLNRALVEFSKFLKKYI; this is encoded by the coding sequence ATGAAGATTTTTGGAATTTGTGGAAGTCCTAGGGTTAATACGACAGATTATGTGATTCGAAATGCTTTAGATAAATTAAAAAGTCATGGTTTAGAAACGGTGTTGTTTTCATGTGCTGGAAAAACGATAAAACCGTGTATGCACTGTGATTATTGTCTAAAAAATAAAAAATGCATAATTGAAGATGATATGCTTGATGTTTATGAAAATTTGCAGAATGCGGACGGCATTATTTTAGCTACTCCAGTTCAAAGCGGAGGCATTTCAAGCAATCTCTCAACAATCATGGACAGAACACGAGCTCTTGAAGCAATTGATTATAATTTGCTTAGAGGAAAAATAGGCATGAGCATTGCTGTTGGAGGTGACAGAACCGGCGGACAGGATTTCGCTCACTTAAAAAACATTACTTATTTCATGATTCATGGTATTATTCCGGTAAGTGGTGGTCCTTTCGGATCCAATCTGGGTGCTTCATTCTGGTCAAATGACAGTTTGGAAGATGTTAAAAAGGATGAATATGGGATGGAATCTCTCAATAGGGCATTGGTCGAATTTTCAAAGTTCTTAAAAAAGTATATTTAG
- a CDS encoding energy-coupling factor ABC transporter permease, with protein sequence MHLPDGIVPLNQAIIYWILTLIIISIFLYKFSKDENKEKRIISIAIFSVFTITVTSLSIPSPLGVPIHFFLIPLIAIMLGPNSSNIVSFLSLIMQSLMLNMGGITILGANFLVMGFILSFVTYGFYKLFEDINKKVAIFASTIIGIMAATFGQVAILIISGAMNFDVLLATLVPFYLFISIIEGFANIIIITAIKKIKPEIMEINKI encoded by the coding sequence ATGCATTTACCTGATGGAATAGTTCCACTGAATCAAGCGATAATATACTGGATATTAACCCTAATAATAATATCAATATTCCTTTATAAATTTTCTAAAGATGAAAATAAAGAAAAAAGGATTATATCTATTGCTATTTTTAGCGTATTTACAATTACAGTAACATCCTTATCCATCCCATCACCATTAGGAGTTCCTATACACTTTTTCTTAATACCTCTTATAGCAATCATGCTTGGACCGAATTCATCAAACATAGTTTCGTTTTTAAGTCTGATAATGCAGTCATTGATGCTTAATATGGGGGGAATAACCATTCTTGGAGCAAACTTCCTAGTAATGGGATTTATACTGTCTTTTGTAACTTATGGATTCTATAAATTATTCGAAGACATAAACAAAAAAGTTGCAATTTTCGCCTCAACAATAATAGGAATCATGGCGGCGACTTTTGGACAAGTGGCAATTTTAATAATATCCGGTGCAATGAATTTTGATGTTTTGCTTGCAACTTTAGTTCCATTCTACTTATTCATATCAATAATAGAAGGATTTGCAAATATAATAATTATTACTGCAATTAAAAAAATAAAACCCGAAATAATGGAGATAAATAAAATATAG
- a CDS encoding FmdE family protein produces the protein MILCVIFTLFVGGVSAEDVTSDVDNAVLADSISSDLSQVNVAVDFEFSDDNSKITPTFGVVNNTVISQNYDNSSKYYNVKINSTGIADKINVSISAPGYLTQYKLVDSKSVSPVNVKMLASDSYKLGHDVTAKADSLLDFKNADAVLAITTAGVPKLNGKTSEAAIDGILNYATGYVSYGRGNILMLRQTAVDPIDFCFVTKKGNNLNAAIFLNGQTKEAYLGTISEYMTTSQWNTLFKAVGGENAFSFASLANGWNDGVTFDVLQEAAFHGHICEGTLGGYTITKALLQYYPPIKETGNGKQSPGDITSYKVLGIPGDSANDAVIFFLDATSGKTSYVGFNTTSTGATEKMIGFIRWNSQTNKGTIVVMEYDSDTNKQLFEKETGITGDGSLEQLKYNTWWINRIYKNPASLVKILIEKEGLTKEQYLYLVGVEDDDEDEEGHVINATNSHGLDYAYIQGLDLPNATRDNVIANKGSLTYNDFKDIGSKAAKTAKDIYEKELGVKIHKDMPNLMVLTSAGYVMINEQSTEACWDGLFEELGSRLSRKTLLPNHKAIWTPLWFNFLLKQDDGSLMSIYMRYNEDGTFFIGEYNGTQVYNINMTTLNNSALSGGISASAYPDGNYFSIQSISNAWSAGPAFDQIMSFLFHNHACPGVQPGFFIVDYIQENFPLNENQSYIYIANEQYCKDDSLEYILDVSPGLGNYLVQKLTSDEYKGADDLDEEGILIIWDSANNIGQAVSISYKWPSPDLSAYATSESKRAAQIQAFIDLYNGNENPILTENYHTVAHGDSRWITQEQYQTIISGGEGSSLKYLRSLDDVSKEDLLKAIEESKANAESNNTNTNTNSNTNTNTNSNSNSNVPSSSSNIGSNTAQRSYSSVGTSSNNRVNDVSDASDESDNSDGSPSDSGKSYEVTKQPVTKSASNNNLIYAVVGVLIIGVLFGVGYMRRKN, from the coding sequence ATGATTTTGTGTGTAATCTTCACATTATTTGTTGGTGGAGTTTCTGCAGAGGATGTAACATCTGATGTGGATAATGCAGTATTGGCTGATTCAATTAGTTCTGATTTATCTCAAGTTAATGTTGCGGTAGATTTTGAATTTTCAGATGATAACAGCAAAATTACTCCAACTTTTGGTGTTGTGAATAATACAGTCATATCTCAGAATTATGATAACTCATCAAAATATTATAATGTTAAAATTAATTCCACCGGAATTGCAGATAAGATAAATGTTTCAATCTCTGCTCCGGGTTATTTAACTCAATATAAGCTGGTAGATTCAAAAAGTGTATCTCCGGTTAATGTTAAAATGTTGGCAAGTGATAGTTATAAATTAGGTCATGATGTAACTGCAAAAGCAGATTCATTGCTTGATTTTAAAAATGCTGATGCAGTATTGGCTATTACTACTGCAGGTGTACCAAAATTAAATGGTAAAACCAGTGAAGCAGCTATTGATGGAATTCTTAACTATGCTACTGGCTATGTTTCTTATGGTAGGGGTAATATATTAATGTTACGTCAAACTGCAGTTGATCCTATTGATTTTTGTTTTGTTACAAAAAAGGGCAATAATCTCAATGCAGCTATATTCTTGAATGGACAAACAAAAGAGGCATATCTTGGTACAATTTCCGAATATATGACTACATCCCAATGGAATACTTTATTTAAGGCTGTTGGTGGTGAAAATGCATTTTCATTCGCTAGTTTGGCTAATGGATGGAATGATGGAGTAACCTTCGATGTTTTACAAGAAGCAGCTTTCCATGGACACATCTGTGAAGGAACCCTAGGTGGTTATACAATAACAAAAGCATTACTTCAATATTATCCTCCAATTAAAGAAACTGGAAACGGAAAACAATCTCCTGGTGATATAACTTCCTATAAAGTATTAGGTATTCCTGGAGATTCAGCTAACGATGCTGTTATTTTCTTTTTAGATGCCACCTCTGGTAAAACATCATATGTTGGTTTTAATACTACTTCCACAGGTGCAACTGAAAAGATGATTGGTTTTATTCGTTGGAATAGTCAAACTAACAAAGGTACCATTGTTGTAATGGAATATGATTCTGATACAAATAAACAATTGTTTGAAAAAGAAACTGGAATTACTGGTGACGGTAGTTTGGAACAATTAAAATACAATACCTGGTGGATTAACAGAATCTATAAAAATCCTGCAAGTCTTGTTAAAATTTTAATTGAAAAAGAAGGTTTAACAAAAGAACAATATTTATATTTGGTTGGAGTTGAAGATGACGATGAAGATGAAGAAGGTCATGTTATTAACGCTACTAATTCCCATGGATTGGATTATGCTTATATTCAAGGATTAGATTTACCTAATGCTACTCGTGACAATGTTATCGCAAATAAAGGTTCATTAACTTATAACGATTTTAAAGATATTGGAAGTAAAGCTGCAAAAACGGCTAAAGACATTTATGAAAAAGAATTGGGTGTTAAAATACATAAAGACATGCCTAATTTGATGGTTTTAACTTCTGCCGGTTATGTAATGATTAATGAACAATCAACCGAAGCATGTTGGGATGGTTTATTTGAGGAATTAGGCTCTAGATTATCTAGAAAAACATTATTACCTAATCATAAGGCTATTTGGACACCATTATGGTTTAATTTCTTATTAAAACAAGATGATGGTTCTTTAATGAGTATATATATGAGATACAATGAGGATGGAACATTCTTTATTGGTGAGTATAATGGAACTCAAGTATATAACATTAATATGACTACTCTCAACAATTCAGCATTATCTGGCGGAATCAGTGCCAGTGCATACCCTGATGGAAACTACTTCAGTATTCAAAGTATTTCCAATGCATGGTCTGCAGGTCCTGCATTTGATCAAATAATGTCTTTCTTATTCCATAATCATGCATGCCCTGGTGTACAGCCAGGATTTTTCATAGTTGACTATATCCAAGAAAATTTCCCACTCAATGAAAATCAATCTTACATCTATATTGCAAACGAGCAATATTGTAAGGATGACAGTCTTGAATATATATTGGACGTATCTCCTGGTCTCGGTAATTATCTTGTTCAAAAATTAACAAGCGATGAATATAAAGGGGCTGATGATTTAGATGAAGAAGGTATATTGATTATTTGGGATTCTGCCAATAATATTGGTCAGGCTGTATCTATTAGTTATAAATGGCCAAGTCCTGATTTAAGTGCATATGCAACTTCAGAATCTAAAAGAGCTGCTCAAATTCAAGCATTCATTGATTTATACAATGGCAATGAAAATCCTATCTTAACTGAAAATTATCATACTGTTGCTCATGGTGACAGCAGATGGATTACTCAAGAGCAATATCAAACCATCATTTCTGGCGGTGAAGGTAGTAGCCTTAAGTATTTAAGAAGCTTAGATGATGTAAGTAAAGAGGATTTATTAAAAGCTATTGAAGAAAGTAAAGCTAATGCTGAATCAAATAATACAAATACAAACACTAACAGTAATACTAATACTAATACTAATTCTAATAGTAATTCAAATGTTCCTTCATCCAGTTCTAATATTGGTTCAAATACTGCTCAAAGAAGTTATTCAAGTGTCGGAACTTCATCTAACAATAGGGTAAATGATGTTTCTGATGCGTCTGATGAGTCAGATAATTCTGATGGATCTCCATCTGATTCAGGTAAATCTTATGAGGTTACTAAACAACCGGTTACTAAATCAGCTTCTAATAATAACTTAATTTATGCAGTTGTTGGAGTTTTAATCATTGGTGTTTTATTCGGTGTTGGATATATGAGACGTAAAAACTAA
- a CDS encoding flippase produces the protein MGNKLIRGSLIIFAGNIIFRIGGYIYRLLMAMLLGPTMYGVLGLTLPFQGIFQTLGAGGLPPAIAKYVAEYNAVEEYDMARQTIYTALKIMVFLGLLCGVLMIFVVAPWLTYSYLGKPEALVPLQIVGLITPFSVVLGAFRGAFQGVYKMEYILYTRAIEQLFMILFATAFVLIGLSTVGALWGTVIGYSLAAFSAVYIFKVYMPKYIPEASPDFVFTKRQELGLAVTLVKFSIPVIITAIAEMLIYNVCTIVMGKFLTLDAVGFFAAADPIARLPLMISISVATTILPASSEAFKVKDIPTLQKYVNESYKYSLLFVVPMCVGLALFAVPTLRVLYFAKPEYVAGASALAILALGMTFYSIFAISTSIVQGIGNPRIPMYILVFGVFVTAILNWIMVPIMGIAGGALATTLACLAMMIPIIYFVFKLTKAKAQKLPVIKIIAASAIMGIFALLIPKNAIWLFPGIFACIIVYFFALILVKFFTKEDITSLRELSSKFGPISTIANKLLNFVERLEFRND, from the coding sequence ATGGGAAATAAACTGATAAGAGGTAGTTTAATAATTTTTGCAGGTAATATCATATTCCGTATCGGAGGATATATTTACCGTTTATTAATGGCTATGCTTTTGGGACCAACCATGTATGGTGTTTTAGGTCTTACTTTACCATTTCAGGGCATTTTTCAGACATTGGGTGCGGGAGGTTTGCCTCCGGCCATAGCTAAATATGTGGCTGAATACAATGCCGTTGAAGAATATGACATGGCCAGACAAACCATTTACACAGCTTTAAAAATCATGGTATTTTTAGGGCTTTTATGTGGAGTCTTGATGATTTTTGTTGTAGCTCCTTGGCTGACTTATTCTTATTTGGGTAAACCTGAAGCATTAGTTCCTTTACAGATTGTTGGACTTATCACACCATTCAGTGTGGTTTTGGGTGCATTCAGAGGAGCATTTCAGGGTGTTTACAAAATGGAGTATATATTATATACCCGTGCTATTGAACAGCTTTTCATGATTTTATTTGCAACTGCATTTGTATTAATCGGATTATCTACTGTAGGTGCTTTATGGGGTACTGTCATAGGCTATTCCCTTGCCGCATTTTCTGCAGTCTATATTTTCAAAGTATACATGCCTAAATATATTCCTGAAGCCAGTCCAGATTTTGTTTTCACCAAAAGACAGGAGTTAGGTCTTGCTGTTACATTAGTTAAATTTTCCATTCCAGTTATCATAACGGCTATTGCCGAAATGCTTATTTATAATGTCTGTACAATTGTCATGGGTAAATTTTTAACGTTGGATGCTGTCGGATTTTTTGCAGCGGCAGATCCTATAGCACGTTTGCCTTTGATGATTTCAATTTCAGTTGCAACTACAATTTTGCCTGCTTCTTCTGAAGCGTTTAAGGTTAAGGATATTCCAACTTTGCAGAAATATGTCAATGAATCATATAAGTATTCATTATTGTTTGTCGTTCCGATGTGTGTGGGACTTGCTTTATTTGCGGTTCCTACTTTGAGGGTATTGTATTTTGCCAAACCGGAATATGTTGCTGGTGCATCAGCATTGGCTATTTTAGCTCTTGGTATGACATTTTATTCAATTTTTGCCATTTCCACAAGTATCGTTCAGGGTATCGGCAATCCGCGCATTCCAATGTATATTTTAGTATTTGGTGTGTTTGTAACTGCTATTTTAAATTGGATTATGGTTCCTATAATGGGTATTGCAGGAGGTGCACTTGCTACTACACTTGCATGCCTGGCAATGATGATTCCTATAATCTATTTTGTATTTAAATTAACTAAGGCAAAGGCTCAAAAATTGCCTGTTATTAAAATCATTGCTGCTTCAGCTATTATGGGTATTTTTGCATTATTAATTCCTAAAAATGCTATTTGGCTATTTCCAGGAATTTTTGCCTGTATTATTGTATACTTTTTTGCATTGATTTTGGTTAAATTTTTCACAAAAGAGGATATTACATCTTTAAGAGAACTTTCCTCAAAATTCGGCCCTATTTCCACAATTGCCAATAAACTTCTTAATTTTGTTGAAAGACTGGAATTTAGAAATGATTAA
- a CDS encoding TOBE domain-containing protein — translation MTDVKAGVEYKINVDGNSFLLDSKKYQLLESILDTGSLTESAKMVKISYGTALNYIDKIESTLQVKIVSTSKGGKGGGGGTTLTEEGYSILKECKKINAIMELHKDVNEIEAEVLAIDQSKGVMTVKMNSFEVNIPLNKNYAVGDKVLALISYDNIFLMLEPQKSSIRNIIKGTIVEMRLNNEIIRVNVDVGGVNIYSDITVSAEKELNLTIGKEIYIGFKAMSVATLKL, via the coding sequence ATGACTGATGTAAAAGCTGGTGTCGAATATAAGATTAATGTAGATGGTAATTCTTTTCTTCTTGACAGCAAAAAATACCAACTACTTGAATCTATTTTGGATACTGGTTCCTTAACGGAATCTGCCAAAATGGTCAAAATTTCTTATGGGACCGCACTCAACTATATTGACAAAATTGAATCCACTCTTCAAGTAAAAATTGTGAGTACTTCTAAAGGAGGTAAAGGTGGTGGTGGGGGCACCACTTTGACTGAAGAAGGTTATTCTATTTTGAAAGAGTGTAAAAAAATCAATGCAATCATGGAGCTTCACAAGGATGTAAATGAAATCGAAGCTGAAGTTTTGGCAATTGATCAATCAAAAGGGGTCATGACTGTTAAAATGAATAGTTTTGAGGTTAACATTCCTTTGAATAAGAACTATGCTGTAGGTGATAAGGTTTTGGCATTGATAAGCTATGACAATATCTTTTTGATGCTGGAACCGCAAAAATCAAGTATCCGTAATATAATAAAGGGTACTATTGTTGAAATGAGACTCAATAATGAGATTATTCGCGTTAATGTGGATGTTGGGGGAGTCAATATCTATTCAGATATTACTGTATCCGCTGAAAAGGAATTAAATCTTACTATTGGTAAAGAAATCTATATTGGATTTAAAGCAATGTCTGTGGCTACATTAAAATTGTAG
- a CDS encoding 4Fe-4S binding protein, with amino-acid sequence MLQIEVDESKCIGCGKCYEICPKAAKIWKVTRVARILDLRYCHVCTLCAMECPTDCIKIIRDGPKD; translated from the coding sequence ATGTTACAAATTGAGGTTGATGAGTCTAAATGTATTGGTTGTGGCAAGTGTTATGAGATTTGCCCTAAAGCAGCTAAAATTTGGAAAGTTACACGCGTTGCACGTATATTAGATTTGCGATATTGTCATGTCTGTACATTATGTGCAATGGAATGTCCTACAGACTGTATTAAAATCATACGTGATGGTCCAAAGGATTAA
- the hisB gene encoding imidazoleglycerol-phosphate dehydratase HisB, translating into MSRIADVERKTSETDIRIKMNLDGVGKYNISTGVNFFNHMLESFSKHSMIDLDITADGDIEIDDHHTIEDVGIVLGEAFLKAIGDKIGIKRMAHAIVPMDESVATVAIDISGRSYCNMNLNFKNEKIGDMTSDIVVHFFESFASSAKLNIYGEVQGVNDHHKCEAIFKAFAKALKDAINIEHDQMPSTKGVI; encoded by the coding sequence ATGAGTCGAATAGCTGATGTTGAAAGGAAAACATCTGAAACGGATATAAGAATTAAGATGAATCTTGACGGTGTGGGAAAGTATAACATTTCCACTGGAGTAAATTTCTTCAATCATATGCTGGAATCATTTTCAAAACACAGCATGATTGATTTGGACATTACTGCTGATGGTGATATTGAAATTGATGATCATCATACTATTGAAGATGTTGGAATTGTACTTGGCGAAGCTTTCCTGAAAGCTATTGGAGATAAAATAGGCATTAAACGTATGGCTCATGCAATTGTGCCTATGGACGAGTCTGTTGCAACGGTTGCCATTGACATTAGTGGCAGAAGCTACTGTAACATGAACTTGAACTTTAAAAATGAAAAAATTGGCGACATGACATCAGACATTGTCGTTCATTTCTTTGAATCATTCGCATCTTCGGCTAAACTTAATATATATGGTGAAGTTCAGGGTGTAAATGACCATCATAAATGTGAAGCTATTTTTAAAGCATTTGCAAAAGCCTTAAAAGATGCTATAAATATAGAACATGACCAGATGCCATCAACAAAAGGAGTTATCTAG
- a CDS encoding F420-dependent methylenetetrahydromethanopterin dehydrogenase yields MVVKIAIIKSGNIGTSPVIDLLLDERADRPNIDVRVFGSGAKMNPEQVEDVVPKIDAFEPDFAIFISPNPGAPGPAKARELLSEKDLPAIIIGDAPGKGKKDEMDEQGLGYIIVMSDPMIGAKREWLDPTEMAIFNADILKVLAETGALRLVQKTIDGVIAAADAGEEIELPKLIITAEKAVEAAEFANPYAKAKAIAAYEMAGSVANLDMKGCFMTKGFENFIPLVAAAHEIAAAAAKLAQEARELEKSNDTVLRTPHMKEGNPGRKTDLISKPE; encoded by the coding sequence ATGGTAGTTAAAATTGCTATTATCAAAAGTGGTAACATTGGTACTTCACCAGTTATCGATTTGTTGTTAGACGAAAGAGCAGACAGACCAAATATTGATGTAAGAGTATTTGGATCTGGAGCAAAAATGAACCCAGAACAAGTAGAAGATGTTGTCCCTAAAATAGACGCATTTGAACCTGATTTCGCAATATTCATTTCACCAAACCCAGGAGCACCTGGTCCTGCTAAAGCAAGAGAACTCTTATCTGAAAAAGACTTACCTGCAATCATCATTGGTGACGCACCAGGTAAAGGTAAGAAAGATGAAATGGACGAACAAGGTTTAGGTTACATTATTGTAATGTCTGACCCAATGATTGGTGCAAAAAGAGAATGGTTAGACCCAACTGAAATGGCTATTTTCAACGCAGATATCTTAAAAGTATTAGCAGAAACTGGTGCATTAAGATTAGTACAAAAAACCATTGACGGCGTAATTGCTGCTGCTGATGCTGGAGAAGAAATCGAATTACCAAAACTCATTATTACTGCTGAAAAAGCTGTAGAAGCTGCTGAATTTGCTAACCCATACGCAAAAGCAAAAGCTATCGCTGCATACGAAATGGCTGGATCTGTCGCAAACTTAGACATGAAAGGTTGTTTCATGACCAAAGGATTCGAAAACTTCATTCCTTTAGTTGCTGCTGCACACGAAATCGCTGCTGCTGCTGCTAAATTAGCACAAGAAGCAAGAGAATTAGAAAAATCCAACGACACAGTCTTAAGAACTCCTCACATGAAAGAAGGAAACCCTGGTCGTAAAACTGATTTAATCTCAAAACCAGAATAA
- the ilvE gene encoding branched-chain-amino-acid transaminase, with the protein MAWDDSASKVWMDGELVDWKDATIHSLSHVVHYGTSVFEGIRAYSNENGVAVFRLKEHVRRLFDSAKIYSIPIPYTEEEIADAIKLTIKENGLKSCYIRPIVFRGYGELGVNPLNCPVNVVIAAWDWGSYLGEEGMENGVDIGVSSWRKPAPDTFPALAKCGANYMNSQLAKIEAIEHGYDEAIMLDYMGYVSEGSGENIFLVEDGVLHTPSLGSSNLRGITRDSIMKVARDLGYEVIEERIVRERLYLADEVFFTGTAAEVTPIRSIDHKTIGSGKRGPVAKEIQSTFFDIVEGKIEDKHGWLDYI; encoded by the coding sequence ATGGCTTGGGATGATAGTGCAAGTAAAGTATGGATGGATGGAGAACTCGTAGATTGGAAAGATGCAACAATCCACTCTCTTTCTCACGTAGTCCATTATGGAACAAGTGTTTTTGAAGGTATACGTGCATATAGTAATGAAAATGGTGTAGCAGTATTTCGTTTAAAAGAACATGTAAGAAGACTTTTTGATTCTGCTAAAATTTACAGCATACCAATTCCATACACTGAAGAGGAAATCGCTGATGCAATCAAATTGACTATTAAAGAGAATGGTTTAAAATCATGTTACATACGTCCTATTGTATTTAGGGGATATGGCGAGTTAGGTGTAAATCCTTTAAACTGTCCGGTCAATGTGGTTATCGCTGCATGGGACTGGGGATCATATCTCGGTGAAGAAGGAATGGAAAATGGTGTAGATATTGGAGTTTCATCCTGGAGAAAACCTGCTCCAGACACTTTTCCTGCTTTGGCAAAATGTGGAGCTAACTACATGAACTCCCAATTGGCTAAAATTGAAGCTATTGAACATGGCTATGATGAGGCAATAATGCTTGATTATATGGGTTATGTTTCAGAAGGCAGTGGAGAAAACATATTTTTAGTAGAAGATGGTGTTTTACACACTCCATCACTAGGTTCTTCAAACTTAAGGGGAATCACAAGGGATTCCATCATGAAAGTTGCTCGTGACTTAGGATATGAAGTTATTGAAGAGAGAATTGTTCGTGAAAGATTATACTTGGCCGACGAAGTATTTTTCACTGGAACCGCTGCTGAAGTAACTCCAATAAGATCAATTGATCATAAAACTATAGGTTCAGGTAAAAGAGGACCTGTTGCTAAGGAGATACAGTCAACATTCTTTGACATTGTTGAAGGCAAAATCGAAGACAAACATGGATGGTTGGATTACATTTAA
- a CDS encoding undecaprenyl-diphosphate phosphatase, with protein sequence MDIIQGIIIGIVQGLTEFLPVSSSAHLIFAHNLLGVESSLAFSTFLHLGSLLAVLIFFRADIYKMLRAWLLSVGDILQHRFKEGFYSDPYKRLAWYVILATIPVGIVGVLFESQVDALFSGALYVPGFFLFVTGTILYLSQRMASGQIDMSHMGWFQSLFMGLAQACAIMPGLSRSGTTIASGLVIGLDKEFAAKFSFILSIPAIFGAFIVQLKDIGSSMGTDAAAVILGFIAAFISGYMAIKWLIDLIQNKSLDIFAYYCWIVGIIVFVGSIAHIF encoded by the coding sequence ATGGATATTATTCAAGGTATTATTATAGGTATTGTTCAGGGATTGACAGAGTTTTTACCGGTCAGTAGTTCAGCACACTTAATATTTGCCCATAATCTTTTGGGTGTTGAAAGCTCTCTTGCTTTCAGCACGTTTCTTCATTTGGGATCATTACTTGCGGTTTTGATATTTTTCCGTGCAGACATTTATAAAATGTTGCGTGCATGGCTTTTAAGTGTAGGCGACATTCTGCAGCACAGATTTAAGGAAGGTTTTTATTCAGATCCATATAAGAGACTTGCATGGTATGTAATTTTAGCCACTATTCCTGTAGGGATAGTTGGTGTCTTATTTGAAAGTCAGGTTGATGCTTTATTTTCTGGAGCATTATATGTTCCGGGATTTTTCCTGTTTGTAACAGGTACGATATTGTACTTGTCTCAAAGGATGGCATCAGGCCAGATTGACATGTCACATATGGGATGGTTCCAATCATTGTTCATGGGGTTAGCTCAAGCTTGTGCAATTATGCCGGGGTTATCTCGTTCAGGAACTACTATTGCATCAGGTCTTGTAATAGGTCTTGATAAGGAATTTGCTGCAAAATTCAGTTTTATATTGTCAATACCTGCTATTTTTGGAGCATTCATTGTTCAACTAAAAGATATAGGTTCATCTATGGGGACTGATGCTGCAGCAGTGATTTTAGGTTTTATTGCTGCATTCATTTCCGGGTATATGGCTATCAAATGGTTGATTGATTTGATTCAAAATAAAAGTTTGGATATTTTTGCTTACTACTGTTGGATTGTAGGAATTATTGTATTTGTTGGTTCAATTGCCCATATCTTCTAA